ggagtgggagtatgtagaaggacacaaggatctgtaccaggacattatGGAGGACCcccggcccctcacatcacaaggtaagaggAGGGATAATCCCCTGTGTACAATTCCCCCCTGGTCATCTCGGTCACATTTTGTTCTCTTGCTCCTTGTGTTTTTCATTATTCTGCCCATAATACCACATCATGACAAAAagatcacagaatgtaacaaatcTTTACTAATTTATTGGAAAGGAAAAACTATAATCTTaccatgacataagtattcataccctttactcaggacttagggGAAGGATGAGACCACAAGGTTTACGTACCtggtatggatggtattgggcaggtgatgggcagtgcctggtttcccccagacatgatgctgcccccaccatgatcactgtagagatggtattgggcaggtgatgggcagtacctggtttcccccagacatgatgctgcccccaccatgatcactgtagggatggtattgggcaggtgatgggcagtacctggtttcccccagacatgatgctgcccccaccatgatcactgtagggatggtattgggcaggtgatgggcagtgcctggtttcccccagacatgatgctgcccccaccatgatcactgtagggatggtattgggcaggtgatgggcagtacctggtttcccccagacatgatgctgcccccaccatgatcactgtagggatggtattgggcaggtgatgggcagtgcctggtttcccccagacatgatgctgcccccaccatgatcactgtagagatggtattgggcaggtgatgggcagtgcctggtttcccccagacatgatgctgcccccaccatgatcactgtagggatggtattgggcaggtgatgggcagtgcctggtttcccccagacatgatgctgcccccaccatgatcactgtagggatggtattgggcaggtgatgggcagtgcctggtttcccccagacatgatgctgcctccaccatgatcactgtagggatggtattgggcaggtgatgggcagtgcctggtttcttccagacatgatgctgcccccaccatgatcactgtagggatggtattggccaggtgatgggcagtgcctggtttcccccagacatgatgctgcccccaccatgatcactgtagggatggtattggccaggtgatgggcagtacctggtttcccccagacatgatgctgcccccaccatgatcactgtagggatggtattgggcaggtgatgggcagtacctggtttcccccagacatgatgctgcccccaccatgatcactgtagggatggtattgggcaggtgatgggcagtgcctggtttcctccagacatgatgctgccctcaccatgatcactgtagggatggtattgggcaggtgatgggcagtgcctggtttcctccagacatgatgctgcccccaccatgatcactgtagggatggtattgtgcaggtgatgggcagtgcctggtttcccccagacatgatgctgcccccaccatgatcactgtagggatggtattgggaaggtgatgggcagtgcctggtttcccccagacatgatgctgcccccaccatgatcattgtagggatggtattgggcaggttatgggcagtgcctggtttcctccagacatgatgctgcccccaccatgatcactgtagggatgttattgggcaggtgatgggcagtgcctggtttcccccagatatgatgctgcccccaccatgatcactgtagggatggtattggccaggtgatgggcagtgcctggtttcccccagacatgatgctgcaaccaccatgatcactgtagagatggtattgggcaggtgatgggcagtgcctggtttcctccagacatgatgctgcccccaccatgatcactgtagggatggtattgggcaggtgatgggcagtgcctggtttcccccagacatgatgctgcccccaccatgatcattgtagggatggtattgggcaggtgatgggcagtgcctggtttcctccagacatgatgctgcccccaccatgatcactgtagggatggtattgggcaggttatgggcagtgccatgtttcctccagacatgatgctgcccccaccatgatcactgtagggatggtattgggcaggtgatgggcagtgcctggtttcctccagacatgatgcttcccccaccatgatcactgtagggatggtattgggcaggtgatgggcagtgcctggtttcctctatacatgatgctgcccccacgatgatcactgtagggatggtattgggaaggtgatgggcagtgcctggtttcccccagacatgatgttgcccccaccatgatcactgtagggatggtattgggcaggtgatgggcagtacctggtttcccccagacatgatgttgcccccaccatgatcactgtagggatggtattgggcaggtgatgggcagtacctggtttcccccagacatgatgttgcccccaccatgatcactgtagggatggtatttggcaggtgatgggcagtacctggtttcctccagtcatgatgctgcccccaccatgatcactgtagggatggtattgggcaggtgatgggcagtacctggtttcctccagtcatgatgctgcccccaccatgatcactgtagggatggtattgggcaggtgatgggcagtacctggtttcccccagacatgatgttgcccccaccatgatcactgtagggatggtattgggcaggtgatgggcagtacctggtttccccccagaGATGATgtttcccccaccatgatcactgtagggatggtattgggcaggtgatgggcagtacctggtttccccccagaGATGATgtttcccccaccatgatcactgtagggatggtattgtgcaggtgatgggcagtgcctggtttcccccagacatgatgctgcccccaccatgatcactgtagggatggtatttggcaggtgatgggcagtacctggtttcccccagacatgatgttgcccccaccatgatcactgtagggatggtattgggcaggagatgggcagtacctggtttcccccagacatgatgctgcccccaccatgatcactgtagagatggtattgggctggtgatgggcagtacctggtttcccccagacatgatgctgcccccaccatgatcactgttgggatggtattgggcaggccatgggcagtgcctggtttcccccagacatgatgctgcccccaccatgatcactgtagggatggtattgggcaggtgatgggcagtgcctggtctcctccagacatgatgctgcccccaccatgatcactgtagggatggtattgggcaggtgatgggcagtacctggtttccccccagaGATGATgtttcccccaccatgatcactgtagggatggtattgggcaggtgatgagcagtacctggtttcctccagacatgatgctgcccccaccatgatcactgtagggatggtattgggcaggtgatgggcagtgcctggtttcccccagacatgatgttgcccccccatgatcactgtagggatggtattgggcaggtgatgggcagtacctggtttcccccagacatgatgttgcccccccatgatcactgtagggatggtattgggcaggtgatgggcagtgcctggtttcccccagacatgatgctgcccccaccatgatcactgtaggaatggtattgggcaggatatgggcagtacctggtttcctccagacatgatgctgcccccaccatggtcactgtatggatggtattgggcaggtgaagggcagtgcctggtttcccccagacatgatgctgcccccaccatgatcactgtggggatggtattgggcaggtgaagggcagtgcctggtttcctccagacatgatgctgcccccaccatgatcactgtagggatggtatttggcaggtgatgggcagtacctggtttcccccagacatgatgttgcccccaccatgatcactgtagggatggtattgggcaggtgatgggcagtgcctggtttcctccagacatgatgctgcccccaccatgatcactgtagggatggtattgggcaggtgatgggcagtgcctggtttcccccagacatgatgctgcccccaccatgatcactgtagggatggtattgggcagttgatgggcagtgcctggtttcccccagacttgatgctgcccccaccatgatcactgtagggatggtattggttatgtgatggtcagtgcctggtttcctccagacatgatgctgctcccaccttgatcactgtagggatggtattgggcaggtgataggcagtacctggtttcctccagacatgatgctgcccccaccatgatcattgtagggatggtattgggcaggtgatgggcagtgcctggtttcccccagacatgatgctgcccccaccatgatcactgtgtagggatggtattgggcaggtgatgggcaatgcctggttccccccagacatgatgctgcccccaccatgatcactgtagggatggtattgggcaggtgatgggcagtacctggtttcctccagacatgatgttgcccccaccatgatcactgtagggatggtattgggcaggtgatgggcagtgcctggtttactccagacatgatgctgcccccaccatgatcactgtgtagggatggtattggacaggtgattgGCAATGCCtggttccccccagacatgatgctgcccccaccatgatcactgtacggatggtattgggcaggtgatgggcagtgcctggtttcctccagacatgatgctgcccccaccatgatcactgtagggatgttattgggcaggggatgggcagtacctggtttcccccagacatgatgctgcccccaccatgatcactgtagggatggtattgggcaggtgatgggcagtgcctggtttcccccagacatgatgctgcccccaccatgatcactgtagggatggtattgggcaggtgatgggcagtgcctggtttcccccagacatgatgctgcccccaccatgatcactgtagagatggtattgggcaggtgatgggcagtgcctggtttcccccagacatgatgctgcccccaccatgatcactgtagggatggtattgggcaggtgatgggcagtgcctggtttcccccagacatgatgctgcccccaccatgatcactgtagggatggtattggccaggtgatgggcagtgcctggtttcccccagacatgatgctgcccccaccatgatcactgtagggatggtattggccaggtgatgggcagtgcctggtttcctccagacatgatgctgcccccaccatgatcactgtagggatggtattgggcaggtgatgggcagtgcctggtttcccccagacatgatgctgcccccaccatgatcactgtagggatggtattgtgcaggtgatgggcagtgcctggtttcccccagacatgatgctgcccccaccatgatcactgtagggatggtattgggaaggtgatgggcagtgcctggtttcccccagacatgatgctgcccccaccatgatcattgtagggatggtattgggcaggtgatgggcagtgcctggtttcctccagacatgatgctgcccccaccatgatcactgtagggatggtattgggcaggtgatgggcagtgcctggtttcccccagacatgatgctgcccccaccatgatcactgtagggatggtattgggcaggtgatgggcagtgcctggtttcctctatacatgatgctgcccccaccatgatcactgtagggatggtattgggcaggtgatgggcagtgcctggtttccccccagagATGATgtttcccccaccatgatcactgtagggatggtattgggcaggtgatgagcagtacctggtttcctccagacatgatgctgcccccaccatgatcactgtagggatggtattgggcaggtgatgggcagtgcctggtttcctccagacatgatgctgctcccaccatgatcactgtagagatggtattgggcaggtgatgggcagtgcctggtttcctccagacatgatgcttcccccaccatgatcactgtagggatggtattgggcaggtgatgggcagtgcctggtttcctctatacatgatgctgcccccacgatgatcactgtagggatggtattgggaaggtgatgggcagtgcctggtttcccccagacatgatgttgcccccaccatgatcactgtagggatggtattgggcaggtgatgggcagtacctggtttcccccagacatgatgttgcccccaccatgatcactgtagggatggtattgggcaggtgatgggcagtacctggtttcccccagacatgatgttgcccccaccatgatcactgtagggatggtatttggcaggtgatgggcagtacctggtttcctccagtcatgatgctgcccccaccatgatcactgtagggatggtattgggcaggtgatgggcagtacctggtttcctccagtcatgatgctgcccccaccatgatcactgtagggatggtattgggcaggtgatgggcagtacctggtttcctccagtcatgatgctgcccccaccatgatcactgtagggatggtattgggcaggtgatgggcagtacctggtttcccccagacatgatgttgcccccaccatgatcactgtagggatggtattgggcaggtgatgggcagtgcctggtttcccccagacatgatgctgcccccaccatgatcactgtagggatggtattgggcaggtgatgggcagtacctggtttccccccagaGATGATgtttcccccaccatgatcactgtagggatggtattgggcaggtgatgggcagtacctggtttcctccagacatgatgctgcccccaccatgatcactgtagggatggtattgggcaggtgatgggcagtgcctggtttcccccagacatgatgttgccccccccatgatcactgtagggatggtattgggcaggtgatgggcagtacctggtttcccccagacatgatgttgcccccccatgatcactgtagggatggtattgggcaggtgatgggcagtgcctggtttcctccagacatgatgctgcccccaccatgatcactgtaggaatggtattgggcaggatatgggcagtacctggtttcctccagacatgatgctgcccccaccatggtcactgtatggatggtattgggcaggtgaagggcagtgcctggtttcccccagacatgatgctgcccccaccatggtcactgtatggatggtattgggcaggtgaagggcagtgcctggtttcctccagacatgatgctgcccccaccatgatcactgtagggatggtattgggcaggttatgggcagtgccttgtttcctccagacatgatgctgcccccaccatgatcactgtagggatggtattgggcaggtgatgggcagtgcctggtttcccccagacatgatgctgcccccacgatgatcactgtagggatggtattgggcaggtgatgggcagtacctggtttcctccaaacatgatgctgcccccaccatgatcactgtagggatggtattgggcaggtgatgggcagtgcctggtttcctccagacatgatgctgcccccaccatgatcactgtagggatggtattgggcaggtgatgggcaatgcctggtttcctccagacatgatgctgcccccaccatgatcactgtagggatggtatttggcaggtgatgggcagtacctggtttcccccagacatgatgttgcccccaccatgatcactgtagggatggtattgggcaggtgatgggcagtgcctggtttcctccagacatgatgctgcccccaccatgatcactgtagggatggtattgggcaggtgatgggcagtgcctggtttcccccagacatgatgctgcccccaccatgatcactgtagggatggtattgggcagttgatgggcagtgcctggtttcccccagacttgatgctgcccccaccatgatcactgtagggatggtattggttatgtgatggtcagtgcctggtttcctccagacatgatgctgctcccaccttgatcactgtagggatggtattgggcaggtgataggcagtacctggtttcctccagacatgatgctgcccccaccatgatcactgtagggatggtattgggcaggtgatgggcagtgcctggtttcccccagacatgatgctgcccccaccatgatcactgtgtagggatggtattgggcaggtgatgggcaatgcctggttccccccagacatgatgctgcccccaccatgatcactgtagggatggtattgggcaggtgatgggcagtacctggtttcctccagacatgatgttgcccccaccatgatcactgtagggatggtattgggcaggtgatgggcagtgcctggtttactccagacatgatgctgcccccaccatgatcactgtgtagggatggtattggacaggtgattgGCAATGCCtggttccccccagacatgatgctgcccccaccatgatcactgtacggatggtattgggcaggtgatgggcagtgcctggtttcccccagacatgatgctgcccccaccatgatcactgtagggatgttattgggcaggggatgggcagtacctggtttcccccagacatgatgctgcccccaccatgatcactgtagggatggtattgggcaggtgatgggcagtgcctggtttcccccagacatgatgctgcccccaccatgatcactgtagggatggtattgggcaggtaatgggcagtgcctggtttcccccagacatgatgctgcccccaccatgatcactgtagggatggtattgggcaggttatgggcagtgccttgtttcctccagacatgatgctgcccccaccatgatcactgtagggatggtattgggcaggtgatgggcagtgcctggtttctggTCGGgacaaatgggaggagccagagcttaaTTTctgtgtcatagtaaagggtctgaatacttaagcCTATGGAAAATTTAAGTTTTTTCATTTTGTATTGTGATAAGCACAAGGAGCAAGACTCTGAATCCCTTGTATATGGCCAATACGGTGTGTCTGAGCTGATCACTGATCTGTAATTCTTTCCTTCAGATCTACACAAAGTTGGCGCCACTGTGCAATCTTTATTGACTCATATCAAAGAGGAGCCGGTATCGTGTGATGGAGGAAACATGAAAGACCTCAGCACCCCGACCACCGCAGATCTCTCACAATATCCATCTCTTCATACGAAAGAAACGTCATCCTCCTGTGAAGGGTTAAACGTCATGAACAACAACCACGTGTCCACCGATCAGACTGGAGATCCTTCATCCCACGTaaaggagaaaacgttctcatgTGATGCAGAAAATCCTACGGAACCTGAAGCGCCTTCACCCCAACGTACTACACAACATGGTCCATCGCCTTACATCAAGGAGGAACCAGCCACTCATGATGGAGGAGACCCCTCATATACCCCTATAGATCATATTAAGGAGGAGCCAACCTCGTGTGACCCAAGAAACCACAAAGACTCAGAAATGTTTCCGCCCACAGATCCTTCATTTCCTCTTATTAAGGAGGAACCCTTCCACCGCACGGACTCCACCATGTTTCCCCATAAATCCTTCAATGAATTGACGTTTCCCAATGGACATTTCAGTGAGGACTTCTATACGCCCTTAGTAAACGCTTTCAACAATGATCCATTCGGGACTGAAGATCACTGGACGATCAGTAATCCACCGGCGGATCTCAGTTTGTCGTTGCTGACATACAGTAACCGCGTGAGTGACTCGAGCGCGACGAGAAACAAATCGTACGTGtgcttagaatgtgggaaatgtttttccaATAGTCCACATCTCAGACGGCATGAGAGGACGCACACGGGCGAGCGGCCATTCGAGT
This window of the Hyla sarda isolate aHylSar1 unplaced genomic scaffold, aHylSar1.hap1 scaffold_452, whole genome shotgun sequence genome carries:
- the LOC130335588 gene encoding oocyte zinc finger protein XlCOF8.4-like, which produces MEEWEYVEGHKDLYQDIMEDPRPLTSQDLHKVGATVQSLLTHIKEEPVSCDGGNMKDLSTPTTADLSQYPSLHTKETSSSCEGLNVMNNNHVSTDQTGDPSSHVKEKTFSCDAENPTEPEAPSPQRTTQHGPSPYIKEEPATHDGGDPSYTPIDHIKEEPTSCDPRNHKDSEMFPPTDPSFPLIKEEPFHRTDSTMFPHKSFNELTFPNGHFSEDFYTPLVNAFNNDPFGTEDHWTISNPPADLSLSLLTYSNRVSDSSATRNKSYVCLECGKCFSNSPHLRRHERTHTGERPFECLECGKFFSNSSNLIMHQRTHTGEKPFACKECGKRFARNPHLIRHQRIHTGEKPFECLECGKKFNQDSNLLKHLRTHTGEKPYVCLDCGKYFTSKPHLLRHRRIHTGEKPYSCAECGKSFSSSSNLATHRRTHSGEKNDYDKCFGKSSISNEKTRQTSPYPECEASYYSDLVSYSGDQRDDEENVLLNFQEFAEETNSFLDYEIASGWV